Proteins from a genomic interval of Phlebotomus papatasi isolate M1 chromosome 3, Ppap_2.1, whole genome shotgun sequence:
- the LOC129806909 gene encoding probable tyrosyl-DNA phosphodiesterase — protein sequence MDGNSAKRPNDLPTKNCQYGKNCYRKNPAHFAEYNHIHLESIIRSHSDGEYTIPDEFSLTKDLILEQIEIVIKLFPHLSLQPQRKVQKMEEDLEKVSEKPKKEEEPKLPEAGCSKDTEKRISPPKEQTKPTRNIHDYIKVVLPKGKMAEKLKAAAPYNFFLTTITDSPNTHTESLSITLQEILDKSLGDLECSLQINFMVDIGWLLGHYYFAGYDQKPLIILYGDETPDLLNISKVRPNVQAMKVPMSGPFGIHHTKMMLLGYTDGSMRVVISTANLYEDDWHNRTQGLWISPKLPAIPDASDTAFGESPTNFREDLLKYLMAYNNPKIQNWITRVRKSNFSEVNVFLVASVPGGHRSTPKGPIWGHPRVGHLLTQHSSKVDESCPIVGQSSSIGSLGVSVGSWILGEWGINFRKDSAPAGLRRMPHFRMIYPSFTNVKNSHDDLLGGGCLPYQRNTNDKQPWLKNHLHQWKSNKRHRSQAMPHIKTYCRWSDRGLHWFLLTSANLSKAAWGAFNKSSKFEPPLRIMNYEAGVLFLPKFVTQTDTFPLDGSSIAAKVFPMPYDIPLTPYGLDDSPFLMDYLHEALK from the exons ATGGATGGTAATTCAGCTAAACGACCCAATG ATTTGCCTACGAAAAATTGTCAGTATGGTAAGAATTGTTACCGGAAGAATCCTGCTCATTTTGCTGAGTACAATCACATCcact TGGAGTCAATCATTAGAAGTCACTCAGATGGAGAATACACCATTCCTGATGAATTTTCCCTGACCAAAGATCTCATATTGGAACAGATAGAGATTGTCATAAAACTCTTCCCTCATCTCTCACTCCAACCTCAGAGGAAGGTGCAAAAAATGGAGGAGGATTTGGAAAAAGTCAGTGAGAAGCCCAAAAAGGAGGAGGAACCAAAATTACCAGAAGCTGGATGTAGCAAGGATACTGAGAAGAGAATTTCTCCTCCGAAAGAACAAACCAAACCAACAAGGAATATCCATGACTACATTAAAGTTGTCTTGCCAAAAGGAAAAATGGCAGAGAAACTCAAAGCTGCAGCTCCTTAcaattttttcctgaccacAATTACAGATTCCCCAAATACTCATACAGAGAGTCTTTCGATCACCCTACAGGAAATTCTGGACAAGAGTCTTGGGGACTTGGAGTGTTCTCTCCAGATAAATTTCATGGTGGATATTGGATGGCTTCTTGGACATTACTATTTTGCTGGATATGA TCAGAAGCCATTGATTATCTTGTATGGTGATGAAACTCCTGATCTGCTCAATATCTCCAAGGTTCGACCAAATGTTCAGGCCATGAAGGTCCCAATGTCTGGTCCTTTTGGGATTCATCACACAAAAATGATGCTTCTGGGATATACAGATGGCTCCATGCGAGTCGTCATTTCTACGGCAAATCTCTATGAAGATGACTGGCACAATCGAACTCAGGGTTTATGGATCAGTCCAAAACTTCCTGCAATTCCAGATGCCAGTGATACAGCCTTCGGAGAGAGTCCCACAAATTTCCGGGAAGATCTCCTGAAGTACTTAATGGCTTACAACAATCCCAAGATTCAGAATTGGATCACACGGGTGAGAAAGTCCAATTTTTCAGAAGTCAATGTCTTTCTCGTAGCATCAGTTCCAGGAGGTCACAGGAGCACTCCCAAGGGTCCAATTTGGGGACATCCCCGCGTAGGACATTTACTAACTCAGCATTCAAGCAAAGTCGACGAATCCTGCCCAATTGTCGGTCAGAGTTCAAGTATTGGAAGTTTGGGTGTTTCCGTGGGTTCATGGATTCTCGGGGAATGGGGAATCAACTTCCGGAAAGATTCTGCACCAGCAGGATTGCGTCGTATGCCCCATTTCCGCATGATCTATCCGAGTTTCACCAATGTCAAAAACAGTCACGATGACCTCCTTGGAGGTGGATGCCTTCCCTACCAAAGGAACACCAATGACAAACAGCCCTGGCTCAAGAATCACCTTCA CCAATGGAAATCCAATAAACGTCACAGATCCCAAGCAATGCCTCACATCAAGACCTACTGTCGCTGGTCAGATCGAGGACTCCACTGGTTCCTTCTCACTTCGGCCAATCTCTCCAAAGCTGCCTGGGGTGCTTTCAACAAAAGCTCCAAATTCGAACCTCCACTGCGAATTATGAACTACGAAGCTGGAGTTTTGTTCTTGCCCAAATTTGTCACACAAACAGATACCTTTCCACTGGATGGTTCATCGATAGCCGCAAAGGTCTTCCCAATGCCCTATGACATTCCCCTAACACCTTATGGACTCGATGACTCACCTTTCTTGATGGATTATCTCCATGAGgctctgaaataa